A window of Aequoribacter fuscus genomic DNA:
CGCTAAAGCGATCATCACCGCTGATACTAAAAAGGTAATTCGCGAACCGAAAACACCGCCTTCATAGGTCTCGCCGTAACCCATATCCATGATCAAGTGCTTTACGCCAGCGACCGAGTGATAGATTAAGCCTGAGAGCACCGCCCAAACGACCAGCTTCGCGAAAAGTGAATCGAGCGCGGCACCAACCGACGCAAAACCCTCGGCCGAGCTCAGACTGAGATCGAGCGCGTAAATCATGACACCGATCGCGACAAACAAGAACACACCGGAGATTCGGTGCAGAATTGACGCGTATGCGGTGATCGGCAGTTTAATTGTGGCAATATCGAGATTGACCGGACGAGTATCTTTCACTAACGAATCCCCCTGGATGCCTTTGCAGGCACTGAGCTATGTCCGCGATTCGAGCAGGAAGTGACCGGCGTCACTGACTCGAAGGCGGACCCCAAAAAAAGCGGTCGAATTATAGGTATATACACAATCAATTACAAATCATACCGCCCCAGCGTGACGTGAAATGCGATTGAACTTTAG
This region includes:
- the sdhC gene encoding succinate dehydrogenase, cytochrome b556 subunit, with the translated sequence MKDTRPVNLDIATIKLPITAYASILHRISGVFLFVAIGVMIYALDLSLSSAEGFASVGAALDSLFAKLVVWAVLSGLIYHSVAGVKHLIMDMGYGETYEGGVFGSRITFLVSAVMIALAGLWVW